GACGCAAAGGCGGTATTAAAGTACACACTTTAATGAGAAGCGATCAGGATGTACCCTGTATGGTTAGATTCAGCGCTGCTGCCAAAGCTGATGTTTCCTTTCTTAAAAAAGTGGTGTTACCTGCCGGGTCAATCCTGGTATTTGATAAAGGATACAGAGACTATAGTGCTTATAACACTTTGGATGAAGGAGCCATTACATGGATAACCCGTAACATCGATAGTTCCATTCATACAATTATCGAAGATCGTCCCATCAGTGAGTCGCAGGTAAACAAGGGGGTTTTAGCTGACCGGGAAATTGAGTTAGGACATAATCATAATAAAAAAAATGCTAAGGTAAAGGCCCGACTTATTACTTATAAGGACAAAAAAAGCGGCCATATCTTTGAATTTATAACTAATGATTTTCATCTCAAACCTGCTACTATAGCTGATTGTTATCATAAAAGGTGGCAGATTGAATTATTATTTAAGCGGCTAAAGCAAAATTATCCCCTTAGATACTTTCTGGGAGATAGCCCCAATGCTATTAAAATACAAATCTGGTGTGTAATGATTGCTGATCTTATTCTTAAAGTAATCAGCTCTAACTACAAATGCAAATGGTCCTTTTCTAATCTGGTTAGTATGGTCAGGCTACATATGATGACTTATATGAACCTTAAAGCCTTTATCACGGCGGCCGAAAAAAGTCTTTTAGACAGGTTCAATCAGTATAAAGCTAAAGATTCTCCGCTTTTGCTATTTGTCACATAGGGGCCTGGAACTTTAAATATCCCTTTTTTGAATCTTTTATGCCCGTAAAACCTAGGCTTTTTGATCAAGCCTAAGTTTTACCGGACACCAGTAATTTTTAATTCGTAATTCTTTATCCCTACCACCCTAAATTCTGCACCAGCTTCCCTCCTCCTTTATCTATTTCTGACTGGGGAATTGGCATGAGATAATGCCGGTCCAGGAATACACGGGTTTGTATAGTAGTGAGGCTGTAAAATACGGCAACGCCTGCTGCCTCGCTGTTAGGATCAAGTCCGGTAGCCTGTAGCTCAGCTGTAGTCGGGCGGGCATTCATACCATGTACACTTCCATTGTCCACACTCCTGGCAATCAGCCAGCGGCGCACATTCCAGAAGCGTTTTCCTTCAAAGGCAAATTCCACGCGCCACTCATTTTGAATCCGCTTCCGCATTCCGGCCCTGGTGTTATCGTCTGTGCCGTTCACTGGCAATGCGGGCATGGATACACGGGCTCTTACCTTATTGATGGCATCATACACGTCCTGGCTGGGAGCATCCAGGTATTCATTCATGGCTTCGGCATAAATAAGATAAATTTCAGCCAGCCGGATGATTGGAAAATTCCTGTTACCGTTCCCTGCTCCCCGGAGGTTTACACCCGGATCACACCATTTCCTCATGTTATAGCCGGTTTCGCAATTGGTTCCTGATTTGGGCCAGCCATCGGAAGCGCCTCCATTGTTTCCAAAATATGCATATTTTAACGGCCGTCTGTGGTTGGCAGAATCCCACAGAGCATACTGAAAATTGATACTGGCATAAAACCGCGGATCCCTGTTTTTATACATATTGGAAACGCTCTTTGCCTGCCTGAAAGCTTTTCCATCCCATAGCGGGCCATCCCAGAAGCCGTCTTTGACATAGCCGGAATTAGGATCTGTAATGGGTAATCCGTTTTTCATTTCATACGCATCCACCATTTCCTGCAACACGCTGAATTTACCATATCCTCCGGCAGACTGGGCATCCTGTCCGTTCGGCTGAACAACCTGATCCAGATCCCTGGTAGAGCCCAGTAACAAGGGCAAAATGGTCTCTTTATACTCCCGTGAGAAGAACAGACGGGCGTAGTTGTCGATAGGATTCGTTGGATTGGGGTTATTTAACGTATATACGTTCATATCCAGCACCGCTTTTGCTGCGTCGGCGGCCTTCTTCCATTTTTCTTTGTTGTAGGCTTGCGGAAAAAGCTGTGTTCCATCCGTATTTTTTATGCCCGCATACATGGTATTGCCATTCAACAAAGGGCTGGCTGCATATAGCCATGTAATAGCCTTTAATGCCATGGCCGCACCGCGGGTAATACGCCCTGTTTCCCCGGGATTATCGGTGTAGTCAACGGGCAAAGTGGGTGCTACCTGGTCCAGTTCCGTTACTATATAATTTACAACATCATCAACCGGCTTCCTGATGTTCAGTTCATCAGGTACTTTCGCACTTACATCTGTAACATCATCTCCCAGCAAAGGAACCGGGCCATAGGCACGGAGCAGCTCAAAATATAATTTGGCTCTGAGAAAACGTACTTCCGCCTTATACTGGGGAATCCGGGTACTATAATAATCTGCCCTGTCTTGCGGGATAGGAGTTTTATCGATATTCTTCAGAAAAATATTAGCCCTCCTGATAAACTGCCAGGCATTTCCCCAATTATCGAGGGAGTTATCTGTTGGCCCCCATGCTCCGGAATTAAACTTCAGTTCAGGAACGTTTTCCCAGTGGTTCTTGCATTCGTCCGTACACGCAGCAAGGGTAGTGTTGGTATAAATATTTGTGGAACTTGTATTTAATGACGTATACATATTGGCCCAGGCCCGTTCCGCCGTGTTAATATTGTCGTAAATATCTTTCTCAGTAACTACCTCCTTGGGTACAACATCCAGATATTTCTTACAGGATATTACTGTTATGCAAAACAGCAGTAGTCCGTGGAATAATAATTTGCGCATCATTTGTCGCTGATTTTAAGTTAATCAAATAACCAGTGCGGGAATGGTATAATTATCCAATTGCATTCATGTTATCAAAATGAAAAAGTCAGACCTGCATTGATTACCCGCTGCTGGGGATAAGTACCTGTACCACCATAACTACCTGTACCCCCATCGGATATTTCAGGATCAAAAATTTTCAATTTATCCCAGGTAATGAGATTAATACCATTAACAAAAACCCTTGCATTGCTGAATCCTATATGATTCAGCCAGTATCGGGGGATATTGTATCCTATTTCCACTGTTTTCAGGCGGAGATAATTACTGGAGTAAATCCAGAATGTGGAATTCTGCTGGTTATTAGTATTATCCTGTGAAGACAAGCGCGGATATTTATAGTTTCCGTCAGGATTGGAAGCTACCCAGTGGTTATCTTTAACTTCCGCCAGCACACCTGCAAATCTTGAAAAAGGAAAAATACCTGATCCGTTAACCAATAGAGATCCACCGTAAGCACCCTGGAATAAGACGCTGATATCAAAGCCGGCGTAGTGGTAAGTAAGACTTACCCCCAAAATAGAAGTAGGTTGACTGCGCTTTCCTGGCAGGTAACCCGCATCAAGGGAGTTGATGATACCATCTCCATTGAGATCCTTGTATTTGATATCGCCCGGTTGTACTGTTCCAAACACCGATTGTGACGGGCTTTTAGCAATATCATCATTGTTTTTGAAGAAGCCGATGGCAGTATAGCCATATATAGATCCAACTTCGGTACCGGCCCTTGCCTGCCATTCCCGGCCTTTATAATCCGGTTGCGCATAGTAGGCAATCCTGTTAGTTGCATATGAGTAATTCACACGAACGGCGTAACCCTGCTTCCTGAATTCCTGCCGGTGTTCAACAGACAAATCTATTCCATGCTTATTGACAATAGCAGCATTCAAAGCAGGTTGATTCAGGAGCCCCACTGATGCAGGCACCAGTTCAGAGTTAATAAGAATGTCCTTACGTTTTTCCTTGAAATATTCCACCGTCAGGTTCAATCCCCCCTTCCACAAGGCAAGGTCCAGCCCTACATCCGTCTTATACCCTTTCTCCCAGGTCAGATTGGGGTTGGGCAGACGCTGTTCATAAGCACCATTATAGCTTGTACCATCCCTGTTCACACCAAATTGATAGCCTGCATTATTATCATTCGGATTCCACTGGCTCAGGTAGGAAAATCTTCCGGACGGCAAAGCGTAGGTACCCGTCACGCCATAGGAACCTCTTATCTTTATCTGATCAATAAATGACAACCCTGGGCTGGATGTAATAAATCTTTCCTTCGCTATATCCCAGCCTGCGGAAATAGCGGGGAAAAAGCCAAAGCGTTTACCCGCAGGAAAGTTTTCAGCACCATTGTAAGCGCCGGAAAACTGTATGGTGTAGCGGCTATCATAGTTATACATCACTCTTCCTACTACACCCTGATTTTTATATGGAAGCCCGGGAATGGCATTTGATATCCCTCCTCCTACTCCATCAAAGAATGATGACTGCGTATAGAGCACCATGGCTTGTACCGTATGCCGTCCGAAAGTATTATCATAATTAAGGTATGTTTCCAAAGTCGTACGCCTGTTACCGTTAGCATTAACATCATAGCCCAGGGTGCCATCCCCGTTATCAATAACCTGGTAGGTACCACTTCGCGCCAGGTCGGTAACTGTATCCGCTATTACACCGGGAAGTAACTTGTAAAGAAAAGTACGTTTAGAAAGACCGCGTTTCACATTCCGGTAGTTAGTATTATCAAAGGAGAGCCTTACTCTGGAGCTTAATCCTTTGAGGAAATAGCGCATATCCCATTTAAAGCCTGCGGTCGACTGTAAGTTAGTTTCGAAGTTTCGTTGATAGCCGGATTGGGTTAACTGTACATATGGAGAGGCCGGCACAGTATTAAATGCTGCAGGGCTGCCATCAGGATTCGTGATCGGGTACCACCAGGCAGGTGTTGCTTTGATAGCGCCAAATATATCACCGGCATTTGCACCCGGATAATTCCGGTCCCGTACAATAGCTCCCAGCCCTAATTCCATACTGAGATCTTTGGAAATCTGGAGATCGATGTTGGACCTGAAATTATACTTGTTGGTAATGGCCTGCATATTATAGCCCTGAATCTGATCTTCATACCTGTACAGTCCGTTTTGTCTTAAATACCCCATTGATACGAAGTATTTGGCAAACTCATTCCCCCCGGTAACGTTGATGTTTCCCTGTTGCATCAGCGAATAAGGTTTCAGCATAGCGTCCATCCAGTTAACATTCGGGTAGACATACTGATAAGCCGGTTTGCTCCTGTCGCGATAATACTTCAATACAGAATCGGTATACTGTATAGGCACCGGCAGGCCGTCATTCATCAGGCCTTCCCTGTACATGGAGAGCCCGTCGTAGGAGTCGGCGTACTTCGGCAATCTCGTTGGGCTCTGCCATCCGTTTTGCATGGTCACATTTATACGCGGCTTGGAGGTAGTTCCTCTTTTGGTAGTAACCAGTATTACACCGTTTGCTCCGTTGATACCATAAATGGCTGTTGAACCAGCATCTTTCAGGATACTGATATCTGCCACCTCGTTTGGATCAATATCGCCGAAGGAACGTTGAATACCATCTACCAGGATAATCGGGCTGTTGTTCCCTGTGGTACTTAATCCTCTGATGTAGAGATTGGATCCGTCGGCGCCGGGCTCTCCGCTGTTTTGTACCGTAATCAGCCCCGGCAGTCTGCCTGCCAGCGCATTGCTGATATTGGCAACAGGACTCTGCCTCAGTTCCCTCGGTCCAATAGAAGCAATAGAACCTGTCAGGTATTTTCGTTTCTGTGTACCATATCCCACCACCACTACTTCTTCTATGCTCTTTGCATTCAGCTGCAAAATAACATCCATGGGAAAGCGGGTACTGTTGAGTACACTGATCTCCTGAGAAATATAAGTGGTATAACCTATAACGAGCGTTCCTCCTACATCAGGCACCTTGATAGAAAATTTGCCTGCGTTGTTGGTGATAGTGGATATCTGCGTTCCTTTAAGCATTACCGCAGCCCCCACCAGGGGTTCCCCGATATTATTATAAACGGTGCCGGTGGCCACAAAACTTTGTCCCTGTCTTACATCAGCACCGGGCCCCGGTTTGCCTTTAATAATAATTGTCTTGTACTTTATCTCATAAATAAGCGGCTGGCTTTTGAAGACCTGCAACAGCACTTCTTCCAGTGGCTTATTTACTTCGTTAATAGTTACAGGTACCGCTTTTTTTAGCAGGTCATCCTGGTATACAAAAGCATAGCCGGTTTGCAATTTAATGTTTTCAAATATGCTCAACAGCGGCATGTTGGCACCTCTTATTGTTACCGTTTATGCCATGGTAGTAGCATTCACCTGAAAAACGGCAACGAGAATGAAACAGATAATTAACTTCATGAGTAGAAAAAAACGGGCATGAAAGGGCCTCAGATATTTAAATCTGCCCCGAATGGGAATAAGATTCATATCTTTGCGATGTTTGGGTGATAAATTGGTTGTAAGATGATATTGTTACAGGCTGTTTAGGTCCAAATGTATCCATCCGGAAGTGTGACCGCACTTCCGGATTTTTTTTGGGACCTGAGTGTTCGTGGAATTTTACGTGCTATTCATTGGCAATGTATTTTGGGAATATTGTTATTTGGTTGACACAATAATTTTATTTCCTTCCAGTTGATAATGCGCTGTACCAGTGGCTTCCAGGATGTACAGCATTTGACTGATCTCATTTTTCCTGGAAAAGACTCCCGACAGGTAGATATTATCCATATTCCCCCTGTACTCCACCGATACATCATACCAACGGGTAATTTGCCGCATAATGCCTTTGATGTCCATCCGATTGAACCGGAACTCTCCGTTCTTCCAGGCAAGTGCACGCTGTATATCGGCTTTGGATACTTTAAACCGGGTAGTTGTTTTCTCTAAGGTCGACTGCAGGCCCGGCAACAACGAAGCATTCTTATCTGAATAAACAGTTTCCACCCGTCCTTCCAGTAAAACAGTTTCTATAGTAGCCTCGTCGTTATACGCCATCACATTGAATTTGGTACCAAGCACTCTTACCTTCATATCATCAGGCGTGCCTGCATTACGGATGGAAACAATAAACGGGATTTTACTGCCTTGTTCAGACAAAGCCGTAGCCACTTCGAAATATCCTTCACCCGAAAGTTCCACTTCCCTGCGGTCCCCGTTAAACGCCACCGGATAACGGAGCGATGAGGCTGCATTTAGCCATACCTTTGTTCCGTCCGACAGGGTAACGCTGTATTGTCCGCTCTTAGGAGTAACAATGGTATTATAAGTAACAGCTGCTGATCCGGTCTGGTGACCGGTAGAAACATAGGCCACTTTTCCATCTTCCGATTTTATCACTTCCATCCCATTCTTGTTATCAATGGGGCCATTAGCGGTACTATCCAGCTCAATTTTTTTTCCATCCGCCAGAATGAGCGTGGCCCTGTTATTTCCAACTGCTACCGGCTTTGTTACGGTTTTAGCAGCAAGTAGCGGTTTATCAGCGTTGTTTCTCTGGACCCATCCATATATCCCAATGCCCAGTATAACGGCGGCAGCCGCGGCAACTCTCAGTATCCTGATACGTTTAGCTTTTTGCTCCTGCCTGATGGATAAGGCGATGCTCTTATCCAGGCGGCTGTGTATTCTATCTCCTATCTGTCTTCTTAATGCTACCAGTGCTTCATCAGGCATATCCTGTTCTTCATCGAACGAATAGAACCAGTCATTTACCAGCCGGGTTTCCTGCTCGTTAGCTTCTCCACGCAAATACTTTTCTATGATGTGAATTGGTAAGTCCATGATAATAGAAGTATACTGAAGGAAGGAACATACCTATGCGGAATGAAAAAAAAGTGTGTTTTTTACCTTTTTCTTTGTGAAGACAACTATCTAGCTCTAATACAATATTAAAAATCAGTCAATTAGAAGATTATTCGCTTTTCCCCGAAATTTCTATTTTTACACCTGCAAACAAAACATATTACACTGCATGAAAGAGCAATTAGCAACGCTGATCGGAAAATTAAAAGACAACACCATTACTTTTAAAGAAGTCATTGCATTCATCGAAAGTAAATATCATCACCAGCCTACCGCCTTTAAAAACGGTGACGCATATAATGAAGCCACGCAAAACCAGGGCAGTGCTAAAGTTTTTTCTTTCGCTCAGCTGAATAACCTGTCAAAGGAAGATACCCTTTACTTATTCGCTGAACATTACCAGTCGGTGTTACATCATCCCGACGGAGAAGACCATCAGAATATCAGGCAATTCATGACTCACGGATGGCCAGGGGTTGTTTTTGAAGGAACGGCGTTACAGGCGAAATAGTAATACGGGAAAGCATACACGAAAATAGACTTCAACTACAGATTTGCTGCTACAAAGGATCTTGCATAGTCTTTAATCAGCTGCCTGACTGTGCGGAATTGTTGCATGACTTCTTCCTCTGTTCCTGTTGCCTTAGCAGGGTCGGGAAAATTTTCATGGAATTTCTGTGCGGTGGCAGGGAAAAAAGGGCATCTCTCCTTTGCGTTATCGCAAACTGTGATGACATAATCAAACGGTATATCCTCGTACTCCGTAACATTATTAGAGGTATGTGCTGATATATCAATACCATCTTCCGCCATCGTAGCTATTGCCCGCGGATTTACGCCGTGAGTTTCAACACCGGCGCTGTAAATGGTTGCTTTATCTCCTGCAAAGTGTCTTAAATAACCTTCTGCTATCTGGCTGCGGCAGCTGTTGCCAGTGCAAAGGACCAGTATTTTTTTCATATGATATGAGATATAGAATGATGAAGATATTTATACTTTTATGGTTGTAACCGGCGTGCCGTACCACTTTTTCCAAAGCCGGAAAGCAAAGTTCACCAATGCTATCAGCGCAGGCACTTCTACCAATGGTCCGATTACTCCTACAAATGCCTGGCCTGAATTAAATGCCTGCATCCATTGTAATATTACGATATAACCGGTCAAAAAAATATCAGCAGCAATTATTCCGCGGATCAACGTCTTTAAAAAATGTGTTAAAAAGCTCTTTATACTGCTTCCATACTTTAGGATTAATGCAGTAACATACGCTGACACCTTCAATGGAGCCTTGTATGATTCCGGCAGTTTTCAGCTCTTTCAGATGTTGGGAAGTAGTGGCCTGAGCCAGACCTAATTCTTCCACCAGATCCCCGCAAACACAGGCATTTTTTTTAACCAGGTATTGCAGGATGGCAATACGGGCTGGATGCGCCAACGCCTTGGCCATAGCGGCGATTTCATTCTGCTGTTTGGTAAATAAATCTGTTTTGGTAGCGCCCATAAATCTGCATCTTTACATCGCAATATTACGATATATCTCTAAACACACAAAAATAAAAAAGACCTTAGCAGATAATACCATTATCTGCTAAGGTCCCCGGTATTATTCGTAATTCCTCTACGCTTCCGGCCATACACTCGCCTGTACATCTGCGATGTGCTTTTGCTGCATCAGCAGCATGCAAAGCCTCGACTGGCCAATACCGCCCCCCATCGACAGTGGATAGGTACTGGATAGTATGTTGCTATGGAACTCCATCTCTGCACGATGTTCACAGTTCTTTTCTTTAAGCTGCCTGCGCAGTGCAGCGGCATCTACACGGATACCCATGGAAGATATTTCCAGCGCTGCATTGAGCGCCGGGTTCCAGATAATGAGGTCGCCGTTGAGGCCAGTGTAGCCGTCATCGTTAGTGGTGGTCCAGTCATCGTAGTCAGGAGCGCGATCGTCGTGCACCTGGCTGTTGCTGAGTGGGGCACCGATGCCCATGATGAAGATCGCTCCGAACGCTTTAGCACAGGCATTTTCCCGCTCTTTGGGCGACAAATCCGGATATTGTTGCAGCAGCTCCTCGCTGTGAATGAAGTGAAGGGTTTCGGGTAAATCCAGCCCGGGTATTCCTTCTTCCTTCAGCCTGTTGTTCGTAGCCAGGAGTGCGGCATAGATAGCCTGAACTGTTTCCTTCAGATAAGCAGTGTTTCTATCTGACACGGATATACGTTTTTCCCAATCCCATTGATCCACGAAGAAGCTATGGATGGGCGAAATAACCTCATCAGGTCTGATAGCACGCATATCGGTGATAATGCCGTGGCCCGGCGTTATTTCCAGCTCATGTAAACGTTTTCTTTTCCATTTAGCGAGCGACTGAACGATTTCAACACCGCCATTTACGCCTTTCAGCTGAAAGGCTACTGGCCGTTCAATTCCATTGAGATCATCATTCAAACCTGTTCCTGATTTAACAAACAAAGGAGCTGCTACTCTTGTCAGCGATAGCTGTTTACATAACTGTGTGGAAAAATAATCCTTAATGAAGGCAATGGTTTTTTCTTTTGCCAGCAGGCTGCTTTGAGCCGCTGCTTGTGTAACGGAAGACATAAATTAAATACAGATTTTCTGTTTTGTTGATGTATGATTTAATAATTTTTATTGAAAAGTACTTTTCACGGGATAAAATTCAATAAAAAAGTTTGAAAAGTAAAATATTTTCAATTCAACTTGTTATTTTTCAGATAACCATCAAAAAATCAGAAAAAAATTCGGAAAAAATCAAAAAACATCTGTTTTTTGATAAAATAAGTAAACGGCCAGCTGGCTAATCGACCATCCCCCCTGCTGTAGAACGGCAGTGCCGTTGTCTGATAGCTATCTGATTTCAGCAAAAAATAGCACGGAGGATATCACTATTGCCACCCGTATTCTCTTTCCGCTATAAATGCCACGTTGTAACGAAGCTTGGTTTCCCCGGAGGTAATACCGGCGCATATGCCGCATAAAAGGAAACGCTTAATATGCAGGTCTTCAACATCATTTTCAGTGAAAATAAAAGATGTTTTTGTCTTTTATAATTCCAATCCTATCTTTGTGCCGCAATTGACAAATAGTTTTTTTTGTATAAATAAAGGACAAAAAAATCTTTTATTATCAAAGTTTATTATAAGATGACGACGGAACAAAAACAACTCGTAACAGCCACCGTACCAGCGCTCAGAGAGCATGGCGTATTGCTGACTACCCATTTTTACAATCGCATGTTTACCCATAATCCGGAGCTGAAACATGTATTCAACATGGGAAACCAGCAGAATGGCAAGCAACAGACTGCCCTGGCAATGGCCGTACTGGCTTATGCAGAACACATTGAAAATCCGGCAATACTGATGCCGGTATTAGACAGCATCGGACATAAACACACCAGCCTGAATATACGCCCCGAGCATTACATTATTGTGGGGAAGCACCTGCTGGCGGCCATCTCTGAAGTATTGGGCGATGCGGCCACTCCGGAGCTGATAGATGCCTGGGCGGCTGCCTATCAACAGCTGGCGGCCATCATGACTGGCCATGAGCAAAATATTTATGCTAATCAGGTGAGCAAATCTGCCGGATGGACCGGCTGGAAACCATTTATTGTAAAGCAGAAGGTAAAAGAATCCTCGGAGATCACCTCCTTCTACCTATACCCAGCCGATGGTGGCGCCGTGGCAGATTTCCTGCCGGGCCAATATATCAGCCTACAACTGTTTCTTCCTGAACTAAATCTCCTGCAACCCCGCCAGTACAGCATTTCCTGTGCCCCCAACGATAAATATTACCGCATCTCGGTGAAAAGGGAAGCAGGCGCCAGTCACCCCAACGGAATGATCTCTAACCGCCTCCACGATCATATACAGGAAGGAGATATAGTGGAATTATCAGCGCCTGCCGGCACGTTTACACTAAAGGAAAACAGCGTTCGCCCTAAAGTTTTTATCAGTGGCGGCGTAGGACTAACACCACTGATGGCCATGCTCGAAGATCTCGCCGGCAAACGGGCAGATACGCCTATTATCTGGGTGCATGGATGCCGCAATGAAGCTGTACATGCCTTCAAAGACCGTCTGAACAAATTGGTTGATTCCTATTCTAATCTCAACCATCATATTTTCTATGATCAACCGGAAATCCCCGCGCAGCATACCGGCTGGGTAGACCTTTCCGAAATCAAAGCAGATGTGTTACAGACGGATGCAGATTATTATATCTGCGGGCCTGCTCCATTTATTGCCAAACACTATGGGTTCCTGGTGGAAAACGGCGTGGATACAGCGTTTATTCATTTTGAAGAATTCGGACCTGCTTCGCTGCAGTTGAATAACTAGTGGATAGCATCTTACAAAAGGGGCTCCGGCCCCTTTTAATTATGGCTTCTTTTGAAAATGCAATTCCCAGCCATCAGCGTCTAAATAATCCTCTGTTCTCGGAACCAGCAACAGGGGCTGTAATAATGCCGCAGCATCATAGTAGGCTGCAGGCGCCTTGCCGCCATCGCCGATACCGGGCGTATCTCCGGCCTGAACAATATATCCGCCATCAGGCAGCTGATGCAGCGTAAGCGCGGGATAACGGGCAGCCTGTTCTCTGAAAGCAGCTTCGCCGCCAAGCAATGCCAGCGCCCGGTCATTGATGATATTCAGCCAGTTAATTCGTTTGAGTTGAGGAACAAAACAGTTTTTCTCCAGCGAAAAACGCCTTCCCAGCATTACAACAATACCTGGGATGCGAAAATCGAATCCGGGATGTTCGGCCAGCAGTCGATTCACTTTATGTTTCGCCTCTGTATTGCTGTAACCTTCCCATTTCACCATGGCATAACCTGCAGCTGCGGAAAAAAAACTGCCGCTTTGTAATATGCGGAATCCTTTTACCCAATCCAGCAGCGCCGCTGCGCTGGTAAAAGTACCTGGCGGCATGCAAATACCCATTTCACTCACTGTAATACCCTTGTATAGCTGCTCCTTCCCTGCCGCTATTAATTCAGCCCGGTAACCTGCAGCCAGTTCTGCATCTGCTTTTAGATTTTTTGGCGAGACAGGATGCTTACGGAGCTGGCATTCAAACGAAGCATCACCGATACCCCCTTCATCATCTTTAATTCCCACGTCGCCACGGTTGGCCAGTCTTCTCCACAGGAACGTTTGCTTTGACGCCAGGAAATCGGGCAACTGTTTCAGCGCTTTCTCCTTACTTCGTATACGCATTTCACCGGTGGTGGTGCCACCATTGTGAAAGGTGAATACCGGCCCAAGCAGCTCCAGGGCCCGATGATAAAAGTCGAGTATCAGCTCATCGTCGGTATAGTGGAAATAAATAGTCAGGTACAGACAGGGTTGCAGATATTCCTGCCAATAACGAACGGGCGGTGTGTGGTTCGTCTCTTTATAATCTCTGAACTTAAATTCATCCCAGTTACGTTGGTCCATTCGGGTTATAATTAATTATGTTGGTCAGTTTTTCAGCCTTTCAAATACCAACGAAGTAAAACGCTGAACACCTACCCTGATGCTTTCTTCATCTACCTGGAAATTCGGTGCGTGATTTCTGGCGATGATCCCTTTCTCGAAATTAGAACCACCCAAAAAGAAATAAACGCCAGGAACTTTTTGTTGAAAATAGGCAAAATCATCGTTAGAATATGGTACTTGTCCATAATCAGCAAGGACAGCATTATTTCCGTAGATTCTCTTAATGGTGTTTATTGCAGCAGTAGTTAGTTTTTCATCATTCGCTACTGTTGGGTTTTCCTGTATCATTGACACCGACAGCAATTTGTCTCCAAAACCACTCTGTTCCACTACCTGCCTCACTGTAGGAATGATGTTCTGTATATTATCCGGATTCGTTTCATAAAAACTGGCATCTAAGAAAAGTTCATCAT
The genomic region above belongs to Chitinophaga sp. 180180018-3 and contains:
- the asnA gene encoding aspartate--ammonia ligase encodes the protein MSSVTQAAAQSSLLAKEKTIAFIKDYFSTQLCKQLSLTRVAAPLFVKSGTGLNDDLNGIERPVAFQLKGVNGGVEIVQSLAKWKRKRLHELEITPGHGIITDMRAIRPDEVISPIHSFFVDQWDWEKRISVSDRNTAYLKETVQAIYAALLATNNRLKEEGIPGLDLPETLHFIHSEELLQQYPDLSPKERENACAKAFGAIFIMGIGAPLSNSQVHDDRAPDYDDWTTTNDDGYTGLNGDLIIWNPALNAALEISSMGIRVDAAALRRQLKEKNCEHRAEMEFHSNILSSTYPLSMGGGIGQSRLCMLLMQQKHIADVQASVWPEA
- a CDS encoding HopJ type III effector protein; the encoded protein is MKEQLATLIGKLKDNTITFKEVIAFIESKYHHQPTAFKNGDAYNEATQNQGSAKVFSFAQLNNLSKEDTLYLFAEHYQSVLHHPDGEDHQNIRQFMTHGWPGVVFEGTALQAK
- a CDS encoding metalloregulator ArsR/SmtB family transcription factor — encoded protein: MGATKTDLFTKQQNEIAAMAKALAHPARIAILQYLVKKNACVCGDLVEELGLAQATTSQHLKELKTAGIIQGSIEGVSVCYCINPKVWKQYKELFNTFFKDVDPRNNCC
- the hmpA gene encoding NO-inducible flavohemoprotein, whose translation is MTTEQKQLVTATVPALREHGVLLTTHFYNRMFTHNPELKHVFNMGNQQNGKQQTALAMAVLAYAEHIENPAILMPVLDSIGHKHTSLNIRPEHYIIVGKHLLAAISEVLGDAATPELIDAWAAAYQQLAAIMTGHEQNIYANQVSKSAGWTGWKPFIVKQKVKESSEITSFYLYPADGGAVADFLPGQYISLQLFLPELNLLQPRQYSISCAPNDKYYRISVKREAGASHPNGMISNRLHDHIQEGDIVELSAPAGTFTLKENSVRPKVFISGGVGLTPLMAMLEDLAGKRADTPIIWVHGCRNEAVHAFKDRLNKLVDSYSNLNHHIFYDQPEIPAQHTGWVDLSEIKADVLQTDADYYICGPAPFIAKHYGFLVENGVDTAFIHFEEFGPASLQLNN
- a CDS encoding arsenate reductase ArsC yields the protein MKKILVLCTGNSCRSQIAEGYLRHFAGDKATIYSAGVETHGVNPRAIATMAEDGIDISAHTSNNVTEYEDIPFDYVITVCDNAKERCPFFPATAQKFHENFPDPAKATGTEEEVMQQFRTVRQLIKDYARSFVAANL
- a CDS encoding type VI immunity family protein, whose protein sequence is MDQRNWDEFKFRDYKETNHTPPVRYWQEYLQPCLYLTIYFHYTDDELILDFYHRALELLGPVFTFHNGGTTTGEMRIRSKEKALKQLPDFLASKQTFLWRRLANRGDVGIKDDEGGIGDASFECQLRKHPVSPKNLKADAELAAGYRAELIAAGKEQLYKGITVSEMGICMPPGTFTSAAALLDWVKGFRILQSGSFFSAAAGYAMVKWEGYSNTEAKHKVNRLLAEHPGFDFRIPGIVVMLGRRFSLEKNCFVPQLKRINWLNIINDRALALLGGEAAFREQAARYPALTLHQLPDGGYIVQAGDTPGIGDGGKAPAAYYDAAALLQPLLLVPRTEDYLDADGWELHFQKKP
- a CDS encoding FecR domain-containing protein, with protein sequence MDLPIHIIEKYLRGEANEQETRLVNDWFYSFDEEQDMPDEALVALRRQIGDRIHSRLDKSIALSIRQEQKAKRIRILRVAAAAAVILGIGIYGWVQRNNADKPLLAAKTVTKPVAVGNNRATLILADGKKIELDSTANGPIDNKNGMEVIKSEDGKVAYVSTGHQTGSAAVTYNTIVTPKSGQYSVTLSDGTKVWLNAASSLRYPVAFNGDRREVELSGEGYFEVATALSEQGSKIPFIVSIRNAGTPDDMKVRVLGTKFNVMAYNDEATIETVLLEGRVETVYSDKNASLLPGLQSTLEKTTTRFKVSKADIQRALAWKNGEFRFNRMDIKGIMRQITRWYDVSVEYRGNMDNIYLSGVFSRKNEISQMLYILEATGTAHYQLEGNKIIVSTK